Part of the Bubalus bubalis isolate 160015118507 breed Murrah chromosome 9, NDDB_SH_1, whole genome shotgun sequence genome is shown below.
TTTTCTGATTGAATGGGCAGGGTTCTCCACGCCGGGAACGCTGCAGCTAGGAGGGACCAAGTCCTGTGTGGGCTCCATGATTTTCAAAAGTGGGGTGGGGTGCACGGGGAAACTCGGCATCTGCAAAGAGGCATCACCAAGTACCAAGTCGACCAGAATTACCAGCGCCAGCACTCAGCTGGGTGGCCTCGCCGGGACCCTGGAGCCCCGCGCCGTCCGCGCCCCTCCTGCGCCAGACGCAGCCGTCTACAGTTCCCAGTACGCCCGCGCTCGTGCACAGGCGCCGAGGGTGGGGAGCCGCGCGGAGCCCGCTGGGAGTTGAAGTCCGGCTGCAGCCCCTACCCCTCCAGGCCCGGCCCAGCCCCGCACCTCTGGGAGTGGTGAGCCAGGCGAAGATGCCACAGTGCGCGGCCCAGGCGCTGCTGCTGCAGCAGGAGCTGGCCCGGAGGCTCCCCGGCGCCGCCGTTTGCAGGAGACCGCAGGCCCATGTTCTCGAAGTAGTGCGCCAGAAAGGCGATGGGCTCCTCCGGTCGCGCCTCCAGCACCTTTAGCAGGGCCGCGCGTAGCATCTCCGTCACGCCGACCTGTCGCAGGAAGTCCTCTTCACTCTCGGCCGTCGCCGCCGTTCGGGGCACCCCCGGCCGGCCGCTGTCTGTGAAACTGGTTGCCTGTGCCACCGCCTGCCGCCGCTTCTCCACTGCCGCCATCTTCGCTGAGGGCAGAGGGACCGGAAGCGCTGCCATATCTCACAGTGCGCTGCCGCTATAGAGCGGCCATCTTGGTTAAGGGCAAAGGGCACCAGAATCTCGCTGAGAGACTCTTAAGAAATGACCACGGCAGGGCACCCTTTTCCCTAGGTTCTAATAGGCACTGTCTCTAGGTTTCCTCTTTATGTGTGCTGCTTGGCTTTCCTGGGTTAGACGCGGAGCTTAAATTTTGCCAGACTCCAAAATGGACCCCAGGAAGGGCTTGGTTTCAGGTATGAAGCCGATTGCTTGCCATCCGGGTAATGGGAGGGTCCTTTCTTAGCCTGTCCCCTAGCAACAGGTCTCCTTGGTTACCAGGAAGCCCTGACAAGCTTGGGCGGGTGGCTCCACCCCCACGCCGGGACTAAGCGCCGCTCTCACCCGCTTTTTTGAGGGCAATCTCGGAGGCTTTGTGCTCAGCCTGCCCTTCAGCCTAACCCAATCTCTGTGTGAGTTTGTAGCTCACCTCGTGCGGAAAggctccctctccccaccaggcTGGGTTAGGGCTCTTCTCTGCGCTTTCGCTGCCCTTAGTCACGTGTACGCGTTCGTAGAGTGAAAGACTATGGTGCCCAGTTCCCTGTCCCAGCCTGCTACCTTTCGTTACCACCAGAGGGCACTTTCTCATGGCGCATCTTCTATAGctctgaaaatgttagtcacttagttgtgttcgactctgcgaccccatgaattgttcagtagtctgccaggctcctctgtccatatgattatccaggcaagaatactagagtgggttgccattccattctccaggggatcttaccgacccagggattgaacccaggtctcctgcattgcaggcagattctttacggtctgagccaccagggaagcaagcccTAAGCCCTTTAGCTCTAAACTCTTACAAAGGTCCCCAGTTCCAGAAGGTCGAAACCCGTGGCATCTACAGCCCTTCACCTGCCGGTATCATGTCCAGCCTCTGTCTCACCCCCTGCCGCCACTTCCCCCGCCACCTAATCCCCAGCCACCCTAAAAGTACATACAGTTTCCCTTATCAAGCACCCTTCTGTTTCTTTGCCCGTGCGGTCCTCCAACAAGtacttttctcctcttcttttgagGACTCCtagttactcttgcctggaaaatcctatggacggaggagcctggtaggttgcagtccatggggtcgcgaagagtcggacacgactgagcgacttcactttcacttttcactttcatgcattggaaagggaaatggcaacccactccagtgttcttgcctggagaatcccagggattctccagcctggtgggctgccgtctatggggtcgcacagagttggacacgactgaagtgacttagcagcagcagcagttactctTTAAGCTTCAGAGTTCCCACATGCAGGGAGGGGCCCCAGGCAGAGTACACGcctccttcccccagccctgGCCACGTGGGACTGCGGTGGTGTCTGTCCTTCCTTGCCTCTCTGGGAGAGTCACCTAGAGCAGAGGATGGTTGGAACTGTGCGGAGGATTCCCATGTCGTGGGACCAGGACAGAAACCACTAAGGTCAGACTAGATGCTCTTTATTTTCCAGCTCTGCACCATGGAGGGTCGGCTCCCCAGGGGCCCACGGAAGGGACACCCAGCCAGTTGGGGAGTCTGGATGTGCCGGCCATCAGGGTAGGGAGCCCACGGTCACCGCCTGCTGTCCAGAATGCTGCCCATGTCCTCTAGTCACAACCGAGTAGAAGGAAAGTCTCCTTTTGTATGGTCTACGCGGGGTGGGGGTGTGAGGCCCAGGTCATTGGCTTGTGGGCTGGCAGCGTTTCCACAGGTGGTAGGTGAGGAACACCAGGAGAAGGAGCCCCAGCGCCAAGCTGCTGGTCCACAGGGCAGCTGACATCGTCGGGGAGCCTGGAGAGAGAGGCATCTGGAATCCTGCAGCCCTCTTCAGGCTTGGGGAGCAGCCCGGCAGAGCCTGCTAAGGGCTCACGGATTGACTAGTTTCCCTGAAACTGTACAAAGGACTTAACAGTTTAAAACACCTTTGTGAAATGTACAGAAATCCCTGGACTAGCCAAAGGCCTTTgggtgtttagtcactcagtcgtgtctgactctgtgactccacggactgtagcccaccaggctcctctgcccatggaattcttcaggcaagaatgctggagtgggttgccattcccttctccaggggatcttctgacccagagatcgaacccgggtctcctgcattgcaggccgattctttactatctgagccaacaggaaagccccCAAAGGCCTTTAGAGCAACTCTTTGGAAAGGTGCCTAGGACCTTGTAGTTAGAAGTGAGCAGTCCAGgaacttcctgatggtccagtggctaagcctcagCACCCAGtgtaggggacccaggttccatacctggtcagggaactagatcccacatgccacaactaaaggtactacaagctgcaactaagaccagatgcagccaagtaaataaataaatcgccatataaatatttttttaaaaagtgggcagTCCAGTGAGGGGTCCCTCACCACAGCTGCATTTGAAGTGTGACCAGTCTGGGTGGACAGCACTGTCCATGTAAAACACACATTGCATTTTGAAGACTTAGTCTGAAAACAAACTTCAGTCATGCTTCTTAATAGActgcatgttgaaatgataacatTTGAGATATATTGGGTTTGATGATATATCGTCaaacttatttttacttttttttcccctcttgaatGTGGCTTCCAGAAAAACTGGAATTACTGATGTGTCTGTGTCTTGTTTCTATTCCACAGGCTGTCTCAGTCCGTCGAGTTTACAGGGTTTACAAAATGCTGTGACAGCTACAGGGTCCCTGAAACTTAGTTATCGCCATGCAGGCAGCTGTGATTTGTGACCCTTAAAgggtcagggaagcccactagacAGGTGAGGACACAGGCTGACTAGCAGGGCACTCCTTGTCTAAGGCCTGGACACAAggctcccctccctcccaggcccctgcAGTCCCCAAACTCACAGATTTCCGGGACCACATACAGGTTGGCTGTGTGGCCCCCAGGGTCCAGGCGACACTGGAACCAGCCCTCAGGATGGCACCCGGACCACAGCGTGCTCCTGCTGCTCAGCCAAGCTTGGGCCCCCGCCTCCCGCATCTCGTAGGCCTCCAGCCCGCCAGGGGCCTGGGTCCAGTGCACAGCCATGCTGGGACCACAGGGCACCTCGCACAGCAGCTctaaagcccctgatgctgacgACTGGTGGATCTCCGGGAGGCACGGCCTGGGGGAGCTGTTTCTGGACGCGGCGCCAGGACTTGCGGGGCCAGGACTCGTGGGGCTGCAGGTAGAGGCCAGCTCGGGGGAGGTGGTGATGGGAGGCTTCGGGGGCTTCATGACAAAGGGCTCTGGGGTGGTTGTATCAGTGGGCTCCGGGGACGCAGTGATGCTGGGCTTTGCGGGGGTCATGGTGGGCGGCTCTGAGGAGGTGATGCTCGGGGGCTCCGGGGAGGTCAGGccctgcaggactggaaaaggcagcAGCCATTTGTTTTCTACCTGCTGCCCAGGCCCCTCTCCTACCTCCCTCTCTCCGCCTGAAACACATGGTTGGACCTGATCTGCTCCAAGCCCTGTCCTTCACTTGGATGAATTGCAGGGTATCCCAGTGGGTAGGAGCAAGATCGGGGTCTGACATGCCCCCCATGACACACACACCAGCGAGTGTCTAAATCTGTTAAGAGGCGTGAGAGCCCCCATCTAGGGGCTGGGCTGCAGAGTGATGCAGGCATTGGACTTTATTATTATGGGGCTaaggggggaggaagggaggaagggagggagggaagagggcctGCCTAAGGCACAAGGACGTGCCTAAGTTTTCTTTCTGTACCACCTTGTGGTGCAGATGAGAGACTGAGGGTCTTCCTACCCCACCCTACTTCCCTTACCTCAGCAAGGGAAGGCCAAACCTTCcaggcccccaggcccccagTCATTAATGTGAGTTTTGGGGTGCCCTGTCAGAGAACCAGTCTGTGCTTGCTTGGCGAGAGGCTGCCACAGGCTTGGTGATATGGGTGGGGTTGTCCCAGAAGAGAGCAAAGTAAACAGTAACCTCTGACGTGAACTgaccacctactgtgtgccaggccccacattaaatgttttcattcattcagcaagcatttattgtGCACCTACAATGGGCCAGGCCCCCAGGATaacagttattcattcattcattcaggatgTATCTACTGAAAACCTACATGCACTGGGCCCTGTTTTAGCCTCTGGGGACACAGCCATGAACACATTCCTGTCTTAGTGAAACCATCAGCAGGGGAGACAGATGATGGAAAAAGCGAGCACACAAGTCGGATGTTGATAAAAGGTGTCAAGAAACATTCAACAGGGGAAGAGAagaggcctgtgtgtgtgtgtgtgtttgggggggtAGTGGGACCTCTTGGGCAGGAAGATCAGGGCAAGCCTCACTGGGAAGGAGACCTCACTGGGAAGGAGGGGGGTGCGGGAGCTGTAGGGAAGAGCATTCCCATGGAGGGCACAtcaatgcaaaggccctggggcagcaaTGCCCCTGAAGTGTGGGAGGAACTGCAGTGTGAGTgaaggggaagaagggagggggatAGAGCAGGTGTGCAGGGCCCTGTGGGTGGGTGCAGCCAGCTTGGACTTTCtcctggagggaggtgggagccctAGAGGGCTGTGGGCAGAGTAGGAGCAGCACCTTGGTGGGCTTGGCTCAGGGTAGGTGCGCTGcaaatctgttgaatgaatgaaccagtGAGAAGTAGCCCCCTGGCTGCCACTGGAGGCCAGGTGAAGGATGGAAAGTGACTTTCCCTCTAGCTGGTGGTGCGAGACCTGTCCAGGTGGAGACCCAGTGGGTgcagggaggagccaggactCCCAACGAGTGGCCAGGCAGCCACCCAGGGCTCACCAGGGACTCAGGTGCTGGGTGGTGTGACCTTGTCCACTTCCCCACGGGCGCAGGCTCACCTGGAATGGTCCGGTGGCGGGTCAGCTCCAGGCCGGGCAGCCTCATGGTCACCTGGCAATGGAGGGTGCGCAGGCTGGAGGTCTCTGAGGTGGGCAGCAGCCAGCGCTGGGTCACTTGGAACAGCGAGTCCTCGCCTTCCTGGGGCTCCTCAGTTATGTTCGGGAGGGCTTCCACTCCCTCCAGTTCCCGATCCCCCAGGAGCAGGGACATGGAGAGGGTGTCAGGGCCAGCAGGTGTGACGTTGTGGGCCGTGCAGGCCACCTCCTGGTCCCTCCCTGGCACAACGGCCTCAGGGGATACAGTCAGCTGGTCAGGGaaggctgtgggggaggggacgAGCGGGTGAGCTGAACCAGGAGGTTTAGGGCTGCGCCTGGAAGAGGGGGCGTGGAGGTGGGGCCTGGGGTTCCTGGAGACTGCTGGGGTACCGGGACAGGGGAGACCCACTACGACAGCCTGTGTAGCTAGAATATAAGGTGTCAGAGCGAGTCCAGAGCCAGAGCGGAAAAGGCAGGGGGTGAGGTCCTGGAGGATCGGGGGGGTGGATGGGGGAGAGGGATGCGCGGAGAACGGGGATTGCAGAGCGACTCTGGAGGACCTGCGAGGCGGGCTATGAGCTGGGACGTGGTGGGCAATCCGGGAAGCGTTCCAGGCGGAGGTGGCCAAGGGACGGAGGGAAAGCAGTGCTGCCGGCCGGGGCCCCGAGGGCGCAGAGgcgtggggaggggcgggggctcACCAAACACCAGGAGCCGCACCCGGTGCTGGAGGTTCACGTCCCCACAGGAGCCGACGCACACGCGGGTCCCCGCCGCAGACAGCGAGGCGTTGAGCACGTACAGGATGCTGAGGCCCGCGCCGGACTGCACGGCGCCCAGACTGGTGTCCAGGCCCCGCCACACCACCGAGGCCGCCCTGCCGTCTGCGCAGGTCATGCGGCAGGTGAAGTTTCGCGACTCGCCCACGGCCATCGCCACCTGGCTCTCAGGTGGATCCACTTCCAGCAGCCCACCTGCGGGCGACCGCGGTCTCAGCTccgccctcctcctcccaggccccTACGTGGGGTCCCCCATCACCTCCCCAACCTCCGCACGCGCGTCTGCGGCCCCTCCCCGCTCACCGCGGCCCGGCTGGAGCAGCCCCAGAAGGAGGGGAAGCAGGAGGGCGCGGCCCCGTTCCATGCTCGGCCAGGCTCTGTCCCTTGCCCGTGGGGGCGGTGGCTTAAATAGTGGCGTCCCGGGCTCCTTCCCGCCTCCCCGCGACCCCGCGACCCCGCTTCCCCTCTTCCAGCTGCTCCCCGGGGGTTTCCCGAGGGGGTTTCCCACTCTGACCCCCGACGACCCTGGAGGCGAcagaggggcaggggctgggggcgaGAGGTGCGGGGGCACGGTAGGGGAGCGGCCGAAGTCGGAACAGGAGGGTAGAAGGCCTGGGCCGGTTCCAGGCCTCGCTTTTAGAAACGCAACCTCGGAagatggaggcaggagagggttGACGGTGGAGGAGCCAGGCCCGGGGTTGGCGCCAGGTTCGCGCCGTCGCGGGACTCTCGGTCTTTACTACCCGGAGCGGCCGCACGGGGGCGATGGAGAGCGGTCTCCTGGGAGCTGGAGCGGCCGCGCTGGGGTTCTCCTGCGGTGGACCTCCTGGAGAGGGGTCCTGGCGGAGCGGGGGGAGGTCCCCCAGGGGTGAGGATGTTGTGGGGTGGTGGGGTCTCTTGGGGGGTGATGGGGCTGCAGCCCACGATGCCTACGACACCGCAGTAACCGCCTCTGAGCTTGTCTCCCGTGCGCCTAATGGGCAGGCAGGATGGGAGCCCGGGGCCACGGAGCGTCTTCCGAGGAGACGCCTGGGAGGGGACCCACAGCAATCATCAGCCAGGCCCGAGATCCTCGTGTCCCCAACGCCTGAATCCGTCTGCCCTTTCCGTTGTGTAGACCACCCTCAGCCTGGTCCTGGGTTCCCTCAAGGCCATTCACCACCGGGCACCAGAGTGGATTTAGAAACACCCTCTGAGCATGCAGACACTCCACGGCTGCCCCGTGGCAGAGGGAAAAACCCAAACT
Proteins encoded:
- the MADCAM1 gene encoding mucosal addressin cell adhesion molecule 1, which translates into the protein MERGRALLLPLLLGLLQPGRGGLLEVDPPESQVAMAVGESRNFTCRMTCADGRAASVVWRGLDTSLGAVQSGAGLSILYVLNASLSAAGTRVCVGSCGDVNLQHRVRLLVFAFPDQLTVSPEAVVPGRDQEVACTAHNVTPAGPDTLSMSLLLGDRELEGVEALPNITEEPQEGEDSLFQVTQRWLLPTSETSSLRTLHCQVTMRLPGLELTRHRTIPVLQGLTSPEPPSITSSEPPTMTPAKPSITASPEPTDTTTPEPFVMKPPKPPITTSPELASTCSPTSPGPASPGAASRNSSPRPCLPEIHQSSASGALELLCEVPCGPSMAVHWTQAPGGLEAYEMREAGAQAWLSSRSTLWSGCHPEGWFQCRLDPGGHTANLYVVPEICSPTMSAALWTSSLALGLLLLVFLTYHLWKRCQPTSQ